One Pectobacterium polaris DNA window includes the following coding sequences:
- a CDS encoding bile acid:sodium symporter family protein has translation MGWLQRLRIDKFLLVLIFVVVTASVLPAEGSVKVFFEHLTTAAIALLFFMHGAKLSREAITTGMGHWRLHLVVFASTFILFPLLGIGMSLLSPVVLTPTLYLGFLYLCALPATVQSAIAYTSMAGGNVAAAICSASASSILGVFLSPILVGLLMHTQGGETDTLHAIGSIIMQLMVPFVIGHLSRPLIAKWVERNRKLINITDRSSILLVVYVAFSEAVVQGIWGQINVWSLLAVVGCSIVLLAIVLVVNTLVARKLGFNTADEITIVFCGSKKSLANGIPMANVLFPAAAVGAMVLPLMIFHQIQLMVCAALAQRYAKRINKEQDTPRQ, from the coding sequence ATGGGGTGGTTACAACGGTTACGCATTGATAAATTCTTATTGGTTCTGATTTTTGTGGTGGTGACGGCGTCGGTTCTTCCGGCTGAAGGCTCCGTGAAGGTTTTCTTTGAGCATCTGACCACTGCGGCGATTGCTCTGCTGTTCTTTATGCACGGCGCGAAGCTATCGCGTGAAGCGATTACCACTGGCATGGGGCACTGGCGTTTGCATCTGGTGGTGTTTGCCAGCACGTTTATTCTGTTCCCGCTGCTGGGAATCGGCATGAGTCTGCTGTCGCCCGTTGTACTGACGCCGACCTTGTATCTGGGCTTCCTCTATTTGTGCGCGCTACCGGCGACGGTGCAGTCAGCGATTGCTTATACCTCAATGGCGGGTGGTAACGTCGCAGCGGCGATTTGTAGCGCCTCGGCATCCAGTATTTTGGGCGTATTTCTCTCGCCGATTCTGGTCGGTTTGCTGATGCATACGCAAGGAGGAGAAACGGATACGCTGCACGCTATTGGTTCTATTATCATGCAGTTAATGGTGCCTTTCGTGATTGGCCATCTGTCTCGCCCGTTGATTGCCAAGTGGGTTGAACGTAACCGTAAGCTGATTAATATCACTGACCGGTCATCGATTCTTTTGGTGGTGTATGTCGCCTTCAGCGAGGCGGTTGTGCAGGGGATTTGGGGACAGATCAACGTCTGGTCATTGCTCGCCGTTGTCGGTTGTTCGATAGTGCTGCTAGCGATTGTGCTGGTGGTGAATACGCTGGTCGCCCGTAAGCTGGGCTTTAATACTGCCGATGAAATCACCATCGTATTCTGCGGTTCGAAGAAGAGTCTGGCTAATGGGATCCCGATGGCAAACGTGCTATTTCCTGCCGCTGCGGTTGGTGCGATGGTGCTGCCGCTGATGATTTTCCATCAAATCCAGCTGATGGTCTGCGCCGCGCTGGCCCAGCGCTATGCCAAGCGGATAAACAAGGAACAGGATACGCCCCGTCAGTAA
- the araH gene encoding L-arabinose ABC transporter permease AraH, whose product MSTVTSATSEKKKNGAGLSRIWDNYGMLVVFAVLFLGCAIFVPNFASFINMKGLGLAISMSGMVACGMLFCLASGDFDLSVASIIACAGVATAVVINISESLWIGVGAGLLLGVAFGLLNGFVIARLKINALITTLATMQIARGLAYIISDGKAVGIEDERFFELGYANWLGLPAPIWITIGCMILFGLLLNKTTFGRNTLAIGGNEEAARLAGVPVVRTKIIIFALSGLVSAAAGIILASRMTSGQPMTSIGYELIVISACVLGGVSLKGGIGKISYVIAGVLILGTVENAMNLLNISPFAQYVVRGLILLAAVIFDRYKQLSKKTI is encoded by the coding sequence ATGTCAACGGTTACGTCTGCAACCTCAGAAAAAAAGAAAAACGGCGCGGGATTATCTCGCATTTGGGATAACTACGGCATGCTGGTGGTGTTTGCCGTGCTGTTTCTTGGCTGTGCGATTTTCGTCCCCAACTTCGCCTCGTTTATCAATATGAAAGGGCTTGGGCTGGCGATCTCCATGTCCGGCATGGTGGCTTGTGGAATGCTGTTCTGTCTGGCTTCCGGTGATTTTGACCTGTCGGTCGCGTCAATAATTGCTTGCGCTGGCGTAGCGACGGCGGTGGTGATCAATATCAGTGAAAGCCTGTGGATCGGCGTCGGTGCCGGGCTGCTGCTGGGCGTGGCGTTCGGTTTGCTTAACGGGTTTGTGATTGCTCGTTTGAAGATTAACGCGCTGATCACCACGCTGGCAACGATGCAGATTGCGCGCGGTCTGGCGTACATCATTTCCGATGGTAAAGCGGTAGGGATTGAAGATGAGCGTTTCTTCGAACTGGGCTATGCCAACTGGCTGGGCTTGCCTGCGCCAATCTGGATCACCATCGGCTGCATGATTCTGTTTGGCCTGCTGCTGAACAAAACCACCTTTGGCCGTAATACGCTGGCGATTGGGGGCAATGAAGAGGCGGCGCGTCTGGCTGGGGTGCCGGTCGTACGTACCAAAATCATCATTTTCGCCTTGTCCGGTCTGGTATCGGCGGCAGCGGGGATCATTCTGGCATCGCGTATGACTAGCGGTCAGCCGATGACCTCCATCGGGTATGAGCTGATCGTGATTTCTGCCTGTGTACTGGGCGGTGTGTCGTTGAAAGGCGGGATCGGTAAAATTTCCTATGTCATAGCCGGTGTGCTGATTTTAGGTACGGTTGAAAACGCGATGAACCTGCTGAACATCTCTCCGTTTGCCCAGTATGTGGTACGCGGTCTGATTCTGCTGGCGGCGGTTATCTTCGACCGCTACAAACAGCTGTCGAAGAAAACGATATAA
- a CDS encoding oxidoreductase: MSETVRVGLLGYGYASKTFHAPLIAGTTGMELVAVSSSSAEKVHADWANLRVEKDPQALFNDPDIDLIVIPTPNDTHFPLAKQALEAGKHVVVDKPFTVTLSQAYDLGAIADRVGKMLSVFHNRRWDSDFLTLKQLLAAGTLGNVVYMESHFDRFRPEVRQRWREDGSEGSGIWYDLGPHLLDQALELFGLPVAIQVDMARLRPGSKAIDYFHATLIYPQRRIVLHASMLVAAASARYIVHGTRGSFVKYGLDPQEDRLKAGERPPLADWGQDKHDGVLTLSRDGITAEQTIATIPGNYPAYYAAVRDALTGKGENPVSVHQAIQVMELIELGLLSHEQKKAVTLKNS; encoded by the coding sequence ATGAGTGAGACCGTTCGTGTTGGACTGCTGGGCTATGGCTATGCCAGTAAGACATTCCACGCGCCGTTGATTGCAGGTACGACGGGTATGGAGCTGGTGGCCGTGTCCAGCAGCAGTGCTGAAAAAGTGCATGCAGATTGGGCAAATCTGCGAGTAGAGAAAGACCCTCAGGCGTTATTTAACGATCCCGATATTGACCTCATTGTTATTCCTACCCCCAATGACACGCACTTCCCGCTGGCGAAACAGGCGCTGGAAGCGGGCAAGCATGTCGTCGTCGATAAACCGTTTACGGTGACGTTGTCACAAGCATATGACTTGGGTGCCATCGCCGACCGCGTCGGAAAAATGCTTTCTGTTTTCCATAACCGCCGTTGGGACAGCGATTTTCTGACGCTGAAACAGCTGCTGGCGGCGGGAACGTTAGGAAATGTGGTGTATATGGAATCGCATTTCGATCGCTTCCGCCCCGAAGTGCGTCAGCGCTGGCGGGAAGACGGCAGCGAAGGCAGCGGGATTTGGTACGATCTTGGGCCGCACTTGCTGGATCAGGCGCTGGAGCTGTTTGGCTTGCCAGTGGCGATTCAGGTCGATATGGCACGGTTGAGACCTGGCAGTAAGGCAATTGATTATTTCCACGCGACGCTGATTTACCCGCAACGCCGAATTGTCCTGCACGCCAGCATGCTGGTGGCAGCAGCGTCTGCCCGTTATATCGTGCATGGCACACGCGGCAGCTTTGTAAAATACGGCCTTGACCCACAGGAAGATCGCCTGAAGGCGGGTGAGCGCCCACCGCTGGCCGACTGGGGGCAGGATAAGCACGATGGCGTGCTGACGCTGTCTCGCGATGGCATAACGGCGGAGCAAACGATCGCCACGATTCCAGGTAATTATCCGGCTTACTATGCGGCAGTGCGCGATGCGCTGACGGGTAAAGGCGAAAACCCCGTCAGCGTGCATCAGGCGATTCAGGTGATGGAACTGATCGAGCTAGGGCTGCTTTCCCACGAGCAGAAAAAAGCCGTCACGCTGAAAAATAGCTAG
- the manA gene encoding mannose-6-phosphate isomerase encodes MQKMLNCVQHYAWGSKHALTELYSIDNPNDLPMAELWMGAHPKSSSAIIDEKGNTRSLRDVIAEDATAHLGATIAQRFGELPFLFKVLCAEQPLSIQVHPSKSSAEQGFAKENAAGIPLDAAERNYKDANHKPELVYALTPFQAMNGFRELSEIVQLLEPVASAHPSITAFLQQPDAKNLAMLFTNLLSMEGEQKSRALGVLKAALNSQNDEPWATIRAITQYYSDDSGLFSPLLLNVITLQPGEAMFLFAQTPHAYLKGVALEVMANSDNVLRAGLTPKYIDIPELLDNVVFEAKPANQLLTTPHRQGNELSFPIPVEDFAFSLHELSQSPQTLSQNSAAIVFCIDGHAVLQKNEQRLSLRPGESCFISASESPITVEGQGRLARVFNR; translated from the coding sequence ATGCAAAAAATGCTCAATTGCGTCCAGCACTATGCCTGGGGCAGCAAACACGCCTTAACTGAGCTATATAGCATTGATAACCCTAACGATTTACCGATGGCGGAACTTTGGATGGGCGCCCATCCTAAAAGCAGTTCGGCGATTATTGATGAAAAAGGCAACACCCGCAGCCTGCGAGACGTGATTGCCGAAGACGCGACCGCCCATCTTGGCGCAACGATCGCGCAACGTTTTGGCGAATTGCCCTTTTTGTTTAAGGTATTGTGCGCGGAACAGCCGCTTTCTATTCAGGTTCACCCCAGTAAATCGTCGGCAGAACAAGGCTTTGCAAAAGAGAATGCTGCTGGCATCCCACTCGATGCGGCCGAAAGAAACTACAAAGACGCCAATCACAAACCGGAATTGGTCTACGCATTAACGCCCTTTCAGGCCATGAATGGGTTCCGAGAATTATCTGAAATTGTGCAGTTGCTAGAGCCTGTCGCCAGCGCACATCCGTCAATCACCGCATTTTTACAACAGCCCGATGCGAAAAACCTCGCCATGCTGTTCACCAACCTGTTGAGTATGGAAGGTGAGCAAAAATCACGCGCGCTCGGCGTCTTGAAAGCGGCGCTAAATAGTCAAAATGACGAGCCTTGGGCGACCATCCGCGCGATAACCCAATACTATTCTGACGACAGCGGATTGTTCTCTCCGCTGCTGCTGAACGTCATTACGCTGCAACCTGGCGAAGCCATGTTCCTGTTTGCACAAACGCCGCATGCTTATCTGAAAGGCGTGGCATTAGAAGTCATGGCGAACTCAGACAACGTGCTGCGTGCTGGGCTAACGCCGAAATACATTGATATTCCAGAGCTGCTGGATAATGTCGTGTTCGAAGCCAAACCCGCAAACCAGCTGCTGACGACGCCACACCGTCAGGGTAATGAACTCAGCTTCCCGATTCCTGTTGAGGATTTTGCTTTTTCGCTGCACGAACTGAGCCAGAGCCCGCAGACGCTCAGCCAGAATAGTGCCGCCATTGTATTTTGTATTGACGGCCATGCCGTCCTGCAAAAAAATGAGCAGCGGCTCTCGCTACGTCCGGGAGAATCCTGCTTCATTTCCGCCAGTGAGTCACCGATAACGGTTGAGGGACAGGGGCGTCTCGCTCGCGTATTTAACCGATAA
- a CDS encoding SgcJ/EcaC family oxidoreductase — translation MFKKTVLTLAMLGTLASASVQAAQGAQCVKTSQKEIASLFDRWNASLKTGDAKQVAKNYASDAVLLPTLSDQPRTTDAERIDYFEHFLAKKPVGKIDTSTIRIGCNKAVDTGTYTFTFGDGSVAKARYTYTYAWDVKQKQWLITSHHSSANPS, via the coding sequence ATGTTTAAAAAAACGGTGTTAACTTTAGCGATGTTAGGGACGCTGGCTTCTGCATCTGTGCAGGCTGCTCAGGGTGCACAATGCGTAAAAACCAGTCAAAAAGAGATTGCGTCGTTATTTGACCGTTGGAATGCATCGCTGAAAACGGGCGATGCGAAGCAAGTTGCGAAAAACTATGCGTCAGACGCGGTGCTGCTGCCAACGCTGTCCGATCAACCGCGTACGACTGACGCAGAGCGTATTGATTACTTCGAACATTTCCTGGCGAAAAAGCCGGTTGGTAAGATTGACACCAGCACGATCCGCATCGGCTGTAATAAGGCCGTTGATACCGGAACCTACACCTTCACATTCGGTGATGGTAGCGTAGCCAAAGCGCGCTATACCTACACTTACGCTTGGGACGTGAAACAGAAGCAGTGGTTGATTACGTCGCACCACTCCTCAGCAAACCCAAGCTGA
- the araC gene encoding arabinose operon transcriptional regulator AraC: protein MYHRMAHDSQPNPLLPGYSFNAYLVAGMTPILAEGPLDFFIDRPDGMKGYIINLTMKGQGQVFDGDETFFCNPGDLLLFPPKSKHFYGRSSSSDCWYHRWVYFRPRAYWADWLEWHTKSSGIGRMSLPNNQLLLEFDRLFANIEQTQRSGRRFSEELGMNLLERLLLRAMEEDPQSPQKIMDPRVIEACQFITSNLAGELRIDEVARHVCLSPSRLAHLFREQVGINILRWREDQRVIRAKLLLQTTQESIANIGRVVGYDDQLYFSRVFRKRVGVSPSDFRRRSSEINYPAAKTLPVAWEERMPSAVSG from the coding sequence ATGTATCACCGTATGGCGCATGACTCTCAGCCTAATCCGCTGCTGCCGGGATATTCGTTCAACGCTTATCTTGTTGCAGGTATGACACCGATTCTGGCAGAAGGGCCGCTCGACTTCTTTATCGATCGTCCCGATGGTATGAAAGGCTACATCATTAACCTCACCATGAAAGGTCAGGGTCAGGTCTTTGATGGCGATGAGACCTTTTTCTGTAATCCCGGTGACCTGCTGCTGTTCCCGCCGAAATCGAAGCATTTTTATGGTCGTTCATCTAGCAGCGACTGCTGGTATCACCGCTGGGTCTATTTTCGCCCGCGTGCCTACTGGGCTGACTGGTTGGAATGGCATACCAAAAGCAGCGGTATTGGTCGCATGAGCCTGCCGAATAACCAACTGCTGCTGGAATTCGACAGACTGTTTGCCAATATCGAGCAGACCCAGCGTTCCGGGCGTCGTTTTTCAGAAGAATTGGGTATGAATCTGCTGGAACGACTGTTGCTCCGCGCGATGGAAGAAGATCCGCAAAGCCCGCAGAAGATTATGGATCCGCGTGTGATAGAGGCCTGCCAGTTTATTACCAGCAATCTGGCTGGTGAGCTGCGTATTGACGAAGTCGCGCGGCACGTTTGTCTGTCGCCTTCTCGGTTGGCGCATCTGTTCCGTGAACAGGTAGGCATTAACATTCTGCGCTGGCGTGAAGATCAGCGCGTGATTCGCGCCAAACTGTTATTGCAGACGACGCAGGAATCTATCGCCAACATTGGTCGCGTGGTGGGGTATGACGATCAGCTGTATTTCTCACGCGTGTTCCGTAAGCGTGTCGGCGTTAGCCCCAGCGATTTCCGCCGTCGCAGCAGTGAAATCAACTATCCGGCAGCCAAAACGCTGCCCGTGGCGTGGGAAGAACGGATGCCCAGCGCCGTGAGCGGCTAG
- a CDS encoding bile acid:sodium symporter: MSALKPFMETHQAAIYFVAVIAAVATALVLPGTDQLDVVINPALALMLFVTFLQVPLTTIGKRITQVRFIGALLTANFIVIPLLVAALLPFLPAEPLVKLGIILVLLAPCIDYVVTFAHLGRADAARLLAATPILLMLQMLALPFYLTLFLGHGAAGLIVFAPFIDAFIWLIAVPLALAALLQWLAARQRTMATFSDALSYLPVPVTALVLFIVIAAVIPQLRTTWASVLLAVPFYLLFALLAPLLGWFTARVFRLDSAGGRAVAFSASTRNSLVILPLALAIPGALPLLPAVIVCQTLVELISELIYIRAIPKLNARFTGQEK, from the coding sequence ATGTCCGCGTTGAAACCCTTCATGGAAACCCATCAGGCTGCGATCTATTTTGTTGCCGTGATAGCGGCAGTGGCAACAGCACTGGTGCTGCCGGGAACGGATCAACTGGATGTAGTAATTAATCCGGCGCTGGCGCTGATGCTGTTTGTCACGTTCCTGCAAGTGCCGCTGACCACGATCGGAAAGCGCATCACTCAGGTCAGATTCATCGGCGCGTTGCTTACTGCCAACTTCATCGTGATTCCCTTGCTGGTCGCGGCGCTGTTGCCCTTTCTCCCCGCCGAACCGCTGGTGAAATTGGGCATCATATTGGTGCTACTCGCCCCCTGTATTGACTACGTAGTGACATTCGCGCATCTGGGACGCGCAGATGCCGCCCGCCTGTTGGCCGCAACGCCTATTTTATTGATGCTGCAAATGTTGGCTCTGCCCTTTTACCTGACGCTATTTCTCGGCCACGGCGCTGCGGGGCTTATCGTCTTCGCGCCCTTTATCGACGCGTTTATCTGGCTGATTGCCGTGCCTTTAGCGCTGGCCGCGCTTCTGCAATGGCTAGCGGCGCGCCAACGCACAATGGCAACATTTTCGGATGCATTGAGCTATCTTCCCGTTCCGGTTACCGCTCTGGTGCTGTTTATCGTCATTGCGGCGGTCATTCCTCAACTCCGTACCACTTGGGCGTCGGTGCTGCTCGCGGTACCGTTTTATCTGCTCTTTGCGCTGCTGGCACCACTGCTCGGCTGGTTCACTGCCCGCGTGTTTCGATTGGATTCGGCTGGCGGGCGCGCCGTGGCCTTCAGCGCCAGCACGCGAAATTCTCTGGTTATTCTGCCGCTGGCGTTGGCAATACCCGGCGCACTGCCTCTGCTTCCGGCCGTGATTGTCTGCCAAACGTTAGTCGAATTGATCAGCGAACTCATTTATATCCGAGCTATTCCTAAGTTGAACGCCCGTTTTACGGGGCAAGAAAAGTAA
- a CDS encoding YdgA family protein has product MKKSLVAVGVIVALGAIWTGASWYTGKQMAQQIDGFTDTLNTKLKQAYPNAGLKVVYRDYKGGVFSSTLSYVLQADGSIGTAEGAKILAPGEELVFNETVSHGPFPLAQLKKFNLAPAMASVHTELANTPAIKAWFELTKDKPFFTAETRVAYSGDTQSLVTLAPIDHQSPEQKFSFSGAEAVVDIGHDLRSSKLDTTISSVKMERKNAWGQTENVDLTDFSIKGTNQKGKFDLDLGDGNLSFKAMTFAVEGGEPVTLNDFSLQSSATEDDKNLAGKLGVTLGSLIIGDRNLGSGNVSMSISQLDGAGTKQFLTAYQEKVQKMLQDPTAIDPDTYQHDVAMSVLQYLPQLLKGNPSIAISPVSWKNSKGEGTFTLALDLTDPLQSTDKANDATLSDEEKIIRQSVKKLDAKLNLPLDMLAELMVQMSPKTTNAEEQKQLTDMSKQQAEMMAQIGEANQLSVTKDNAITSSLHYADGQIDFNGNKISLADFIAPYFSVPTEEGEESLPGAPQEPIAPPAQ; this is encoded by the coding sequence ATGAAGAAATCGTTAGTCGCCGTAGGCGTTATTGTTGCTCTGGGTGCCATCTGGACCGGCGCATCTTGGTACACCGGCAAGCAGATGGCTCAGCAAATTGATGGTTTTACCGATACGCTGAATACCAAGCTCAAGCAAGCCTACCCGAACGCGGGCCTGAAAGTCGTCTATCGCGACTATAAGGGTGGCGTATTCAGCAGTACGCTATCCTATGTGCTGCAAGCAGATGGCTCAATAGGCACAGCAGAAGGCGCGAAGATCCTTGCGCCCGGTGAAGAACTCGTCTTCAACGAAACCGTGTCTCATGGGCCGTTCCCGCTAGCACAGCTCAAGAAGTTCAACCTCGCTCCGGCGATGGCGTCTGTCCATACCGAGTTGGCCAACACACCTGCCATCAAAGCCTGGTTTGAGCTGACGAAAGATAAACCGTTCTTTACGGCCGAAACGCGTGTCGCTTACAGCGGTGATACGCAGTCACTCGTTACGCTGGCCCCTATCGACCATCAGTCGCCAGAACAGAAATTTTCCTTCAGCGGCGCGGAAGCCGTGGTGGATATCGGGCACGACCTGCGCAGCAGCAAGCTGGATACCACCATCAGCAGCGTGAAGATGGAAAGGAAAAATGCCTGGGGCCAAACAGAGAACGTCGATCTCACCGATTTCTCCATTAAGGGAACCAACCAAAAAGGCAAATTCGATCTTGATTTAGGCGATGGCAATCTGTCCTTTAAAGCGATGACGTTTGCCGTAGAAGGCGGTGAACCCGTTACGTTGAACGACTTCTCTCTGCAAAGCAGCGCAACGGAAGATGATAAAAATCTGGCGGGCAAACTGGGCGTAACGCTGGGATCGTTAATCATCGGCGACCGCAATCTGGGTTCTGGTAACGTGAGTATGTCCATTTCGCAGCTTGACGGCGCGGGCACCAAACAGTTCCTAACCGCCTATCAGGAAAAAGTGCAGAAAATGTTGCAGGATCCGACCGCTATCGATCCTGACACGTATCAGCACGACGTTGCCATGTCGGTTCTGCAATATCTACCACAGCTGCTGAAAGGCAACCCGAGCATTGCCATCTCTCCGGTCAGTTGGAAAAACAGCAAAGGCGAAGGCACGTTCACGCTGGCGCTGGATTTAACCGATCCGTTGCAGAGCACGGATAAAGCGAACGATGCAACCCTGTCGGATGAAGAAAAAATCATTCGTCAGTCGGTCAAAAAACTCGATGCCAAACTCAATCTGCCACTGGATATGCTGGCGGAATTGATGGTGCAGATGAGCCCAAAAACGACCAATGCGGAAGAGCAAAAACAGCTTACTGACATGTCGAAACAACAGGCTGAAATGATGGCCCAGATTGGTGAAGCTAACCAACTGAGCGTCACAAAAGACAACGCCATTACCAGTTCACTGCACTATGCCGATGGTCAAATTGATTTCAACGGCAACAAAATATCACTGGCTGATTTCATCGCACCGTATTTCTCTGTTCCAACGGAAGAAGGTGAAGAGTCTCTGCCTGGCGCACCGCAAGAGCCAATCGCACCACCGGCACAATAA
- the add gene encoding adenosine deaminase, with the protein MIDSRLPLTDIHRHLDGNIRAQSILELGRQYNIALPASDLDTLRPHVQVTKNEPDLLSFLQKLDWGVAVLGSLDACRRVAYENVEDAMKAGLDYAELRFSPYYMAMNHKLPIAGVVEAVIDGITAGSRDFDTDIRLIGIMSRTFGTEACQQELDALLSQRDRIVALDLAGDELGHPGAQFTSHFRQARDAGWHITVHAGEAAGPESIWQAINHLGAERIGHGVTAIIDPRLMTHMAEHGIGIESCLTSNIQTSTVETLDKHPLIHFLRYEIPATINTDDPAVQGIEIRHEYEVAAPLAGLTAVETRKAQENGLNIAFISEQEKQQLREKVLRKRGATQ; encoded by the coding sequence ATGATTGATTCTCGCTTACCATTGACAGACATCCACCGCCATTTGGATGGCAATATCCGCGCCCAGAGTATTCTGGAGTTAGGCCGCCAGTACAATATTGCATTACCTGCCAGCGATCTTGACACGCTCCGCCCTCACGTCCAAGTCACCAAGAATGAACCTGACTTACTGAGCTTTTTACAAAAGCTCGACTGGGGCGTAGCCGTACTCGGTTCACTGGATGCCTGCCGCCGCGTGGCTTACGAGAACGTTGAAGATGCCATGAAAGCCGGGTTGGATTACGCAGAACTGCGTTTCTCTCCCTACTATATGGCGATGAATCATAAACTGCCGATTGCTGGCGTTGTTGAAGCCGTGATCGACGGTATTACTGCTGGCAGTCGTGATTTCGATACCGATATCCGTCTGATTGGCATCATGAGTCGGACATTCGGCACTGAGGCCTGCCAGCAAGAGCTGGACGCCCTGCTGTCGCAACGCGATCGCATCGTCGCACTCGATCTGGCGGGTGATGAGTTGGGCCATCCTGGCGCGCAGTTTACTTCTCATTTCCGACAAGCTCGCGATGCCGGCTGGCATATCACCGTTCATGCGGGGGAAGCGGCTGGGCCAGAAAGTATCTGGCAAGCGATTAACCATCTGGGTGCAGAGCGCATCGGGCACGGCGTCACCGCCATTATCGATCCTCGCCTGATGACGCACATGGCGGAGCATGGGATCGGCATTGAATCCTGCCTAACCTCTAATATTCAAACCAGTACCGTGGAAACACTGGATAAACATCCGCTGATCCACTTCCTGCGTTATGAAATTCCTGCAACTATTAATACGGACGACCCAGCAGTTCAGGGCATAGAGATTCGTCACGAATATGAGGTCGCAGCCCCACTTGCTGGCCTGACGGCGGTAGAAACGCGCAAAGCGCAGGAAAACGGCCTGAACATTGCGTTTATCAGCGAGCAGGAAAAGCAGCAACTACGCGAAAAGGTTCTGCGCAAACGCGGTGCTACGCAGTAA